In Balneolaceae bacterium, a genomic segment contains:
- a CDS encoding DEAD/DEAH box helicase produces MNIEKLIRQAKSALESEIETVREKPSTEILFNGELVNSGVGDYADYSFECHQPSIRFAEEIKAELGEEVWMVHPVSYEEKTVVLRFPEKVGSSIDKVNLEWENDFVLKRTLSEIENLLDRKEEAAKRLERLFNPVDEIIPSNGEVIQDGRRNEAQSDAIQKAMKCRSLFIWGPPGTGKTDTLGYIIANYLAQGKKVLFASNTNRAVDVGLLSALHALDEIDLDINPQKITRFGDAVLDHDTLDSYQFSVQIEKAIQNRKEEAGEWVDLLSRRESALKAVEKRFKNGKQPTSNQELELKLIEQKLEDAGGIEELEDKIEELTQVSERKELWKKQLVATTLAKVCTSDLFHDLEFDAVVVDEGSMANLPYLMVLASHAKWHMVVVGDPMQLPPIALTSDRDSREFLEQDIFTTVSGADSSEDLFSWHDENPEFTSFFDTQYRLESSLADIISTVFYEGRLKTGKLKETSLNTLSDRAFHLVDTSKYKPVLEQKSSDRGFKPVNLVHQSVIERLVTNMEGRGIFMEQVGVIVPFRSAVYDLRNRLYDAGVRNVEVGTIHTFQGREKDYIIFDTVMSGEEQRGRTRHYSVRPFDEEKNGLSVPRLLNVAFSRSRSELVVIADMNHINKIYGNKFLGRLLKRMV; encoded by the coding sequence ATGAACATCGAGAAACTGATCCGTCAAGCGAAGTCTGCTCTTGAATCGGAGATTGAGACGGTTCGCGAAAAACCATCAACAGAGATTTTATTCAACGGCGAACTTGTAAACAGCGGTGTTGGAGATTATGCTGATTATAGTTTTGAATGTCATCAACCCTCCATCCGGTTTGCAGAGGAGATTAAAGCTGAACTTGGAGAAGAGGTTTGGATGGTTCATCCGGTTTCATATGAGGAGAAAACCGTTGTGCTGAGATTTCCGGAAAAGGTAGGTTCATCCATTGATAAAGTGAACCTGGAGTGGGAAAACGATTTTGTTCTCAAGCGAACCCTGTCGGAAATAGAAAATCTTTTAGACAGGAAAGAGGAAGCTGCAAAGCGGCTGGAGAGATTGTTTAATCCGGTGGATGAGATCATCCCATCCAATGGTGAGGTAATCCAGGATGGCAGAAGGAATGAAGCACAATCTGATGCCATTCAAAAAGCGATGAAGTGCCGCTCGCTCTTTATTTGGGGGCCGCCCGGAACCGGTAAAACAGATACACTCGGATATATTATTGCCAACTACCTGGCTCAGGGGAAAAAGGTGTTGTTCGCATCGAATACCAACCGCGCTGTGGATGTGGGCCTTTTGAGTGCTCTCCATGCATTGGATGAAATTGATCTGGATATCAACCCACAAAAAATCACCCGTTTTGGAGATGCTGTTCTGGATCACGATACACTCGATTCTTACCAGTTTTCCGTTCAGATCGAAAAAGCCATTCAAAATCGAAAAGAGGAAGCGGGTGAATGGGTCGATCTGTTAAGCCGGCGGGAATCGGCGTTGAAAGCGGTTGAGAAACGATTTAAAAATGGCAAGCAGCCGACATCAAACCAGGAACTGGAACTGAAGCTGATCGAGCAGAAGCTGGAAGATGCGGGTGGAATCGAAGAGCTTGAAGACAAGATTGAGGAGCTGACGCAGGTCAGCGAGCGAAAGGAGTTGTGGAAAAAGCAGTTAGTGGCTACGACGTTGGCGAAGGTTTGTACATCGGACCTGTTCCACGATCTGGAGTTTGATGCGGTTGTGGTCGATGAAGGATCGATGGCCAATCTGCCTTACCTGATGGTTCTGGCTTCTCACGCCAAATGGCATATGGTGGTTGTAGGGGATCCTATGCAGCTTCCGCCCATAGCGTTGACATCAGACCGAGACTCTCGTGAATTTTTGGAGCAGGATATATTCACAACAGTCTCCGGCGCCGACAGCAGTGAAGACCTGTTTTCCTGGCATGATGAGAATCCTGAATTTACCTCGTTTTTTGATACACAATATCGGCTGGAATCCTCGCTGGCAGATATTATCAGTACGGTTTTTTATGAGGGCCGGCTGAAAACTGGTAAACTGAAAGAAACGTCATTAAACACACTTTCAGACCGGGCCTTTCATCTTGTGGATACCTCAAAGTATAAACCTGTTTTGGAGCAGAAATCCAGTGACCGAGGGTTTAAGCCCGTGAATCTGGTTCATCAAAGCGTGATTGAACGACTCGTTACAAATATGGAGGGACGGGGAATTTTTATGGAGCAGGTTGGCGTAATTGTACCCTTTCGAAGTGCTGTGTATGATTTAAGAAATCGCCTCTATGATGCGGGAGTACGAAATGTGGAGGTTGGGACCATTCACACCTTCCAGGGGAGGGAGAAAGATTACATTATTTTTGATACAGTGATGAGTGGCGAAGAGCAACGAGGCCGAACGCGCCACTATTCCGTCCGCCCATTTGATGAAGAGAAGAATGGTTTGAGTGTACCGAGATTACTGAATGTAGCTTTCTCAAGAAGCCGCAGTGAGTTAGTTGTGATTGCAGATATGAATCATATCAACAAGATATATGGAAATAAGTTTTTAGGGAGATTGTTAAAGAGGATGGTTTGA